The nucleotide sequence AGCCACTTTCAAAACGTTTCAGTTTGGTCAAGCTCAAGGCGGGAGAAAATTTCAACCACAGGAATACATTTAGTATTTCGAGGATTGAAATTTGAGCCCAACGCAGAGATCGGCCAAAATGGGGCGTTTTGAAACTGGCTCCTGTGTCTTATTAATGGGAGGAACAGGTGGATAGTCCAAAGAAGTTCAAATCAGTTAGGGGTTTAATCATCGCCATATGCGCGATATTTTTTTGTTTCATTACGGCAACAGGGGTATTTCCCGCAAATAATAAAAAGGAAGCCCCGGAAGCCGTGCCTTTCAATCAGAGACTTTATCTGTATAATTTCTATGGATTATCAGCCGTTGGCGGGGGGCATATATGGGCGGCAGGCGCATTTGGTAATATAATTTACTCCGGGGATGGCGGGAAGACATTTCACAGGCAGTCATCAGGAGTAAAATCGGAAATTTTTGATATAACTTTTCTTGATAAAGATAACGGCTATTCAGTTGGCCGTTTCGGGGTAATTCTTAATACGGTTGACGGAGGGCATACGTGGACCCGTCAAAAAAGTGGCGTTACCAACACTCTTAGCAGTGTTTGTTTTATAAACGCAACTACAGGTTGGATTGCGGGCGGATTCAACACTATTTTACACACCAAAGACAGCGGTAAAACCTGGGAGAAGATGGGGGAAAAGGTAGACAGGATGCTAAACCGGATATATTTTACCGATGCAAATCATGGTTGGGCAGTGGGAGAGTTCGGAACAATTTTAAAAACTACAGATGGTGGAACCAATTGGACTGAAACTAAAAATCCTGTCGGGAAAAATCTTTTCGGTCTGTATTTTAATGATGCAGCAAATGGATGGGCTGTTGGAATGGATGGTTGCATCATAGCCACAAAAGATGGCGGAAGCACATGGAAGAGCAGCATAACGCCGGTTAATGAAAATCTCTATGGAATCGACATGACTGGTAAAAAAGGGTGGATTGTCGGCTTAAAAGGCGTTTACTGTATCACTGAAGATGGGGGAGAAACGTGGAAATTACCTTCCTGCGATATTGGTGTAAGGTCATGGCTTGGAGCAATAAAATTTATTGATGAGCAAAAGGGTTTTGTATGCGGAGGCGGCGGGACCTTAAGAATTACAACAGACGGCGGCAAGAGCTGGAACAGCCCTGAAGGTTTATATCCTGACGAAAAAGGGTGTGATCTGCCTGGCAAAAAAAGACCATAGAAGAAAATGGCTCTAATATACTTGAAATAGTTCGGAGTCAATTTAAAGGGAGGTATCGGGTAAATGAGTAATAAAGAGCGGATTACTTTTGAAAAACGGATGCTTATATGGGTGGACCTGCTTGCACGATTTGTGGTACAGAAAAAATTCTATATAGCCTTAATAAACATTGCCATTACGATTTTTTTCCTTTATCAGGCTTCCAATGTTCCCCTTCGCACCTATTTCCGTGATCTATTACCAAGCAATCACGCCTTTATAACATTGGTTAAAAAATATTCCTCTTTTGGAGGAACAAATCAGATTCTAATTGAGGTTCGTGCCAAAAACGGAACAATTTTTAACGAAAAATCCCTTAAGAAAATAATCAAAATAAGTGATGAGTTACTCCTTTTACCGGGGGTTGATCGTAACAAAATTATATCCATAGGAGTAAACAAGATCAAAAACTTCAAGGTTAGCTCCTGGGGTCTTGAATTTCCTTCTTTGATGTATCCTGGGCCACCGGCTACAGAAGAAGAAATGGAAGATTTAAAGCGCAATATTTATTCAAATACACTCTATTTCGGCAAACTGGTTTCTTTGGATTCAAAGGCGGCCATAATCACAGCGGGGTTTTTTGAAGAGGGTGTTGATTGCGACATTATTTATGACAAAATCCAGCAAATAAAAAAGAAGTATGAAGATGAAAACGATGAGATTTTTGTCGTTGGCGAACCTTATCTTTATGGTGTTATAAGCCATTACATAGGCCAGACTCTGAAGGTCTTTATTATTACAGGCATTGCAATCTTTATTGTAGCCCTTCTTTATACTTCAAGTTTGCGCCTCGTTTTGCTCACTTTTTTTCCTGCGTTAATCTGCGCCATCTGGGGAATTGGTTTTATCGGCTTATGGGATTATAATCTTGACCCTTTAATACTTGTTGTGCCGCTTCTTTTATGCACCCGCGCTCTGAGCCATTCCATGCAATTCAACTGGAGGATTAACGAAGAATATGCAGATACCGGAGATATCCCAACGGCCGTTGCCAACACTATCAGGGGGCTTTTTTATCCCGGCGTGTCGGGCATCATTACAGATAGCTTAAGTATTCTGCTGATTGCCTTTGTCCCTATTCCCATTATGCAAAAACTTGGACTCATTTGTTTCTGCTGGGCCATGAACATGATTGTAGTATGTTTGATCCAAAATCCTGTAATTTATCTGTATCTTCCCTTCTCGGCAGAAAAGAACCGCAAGTGGAGAGATAAGAAGCGAAGTGGCTGGCTGGATAATTTTATGGGGAAGGTTGCGGCTTGCAGCAAAGGAAATGGTGCCCGTATTATAATAGTTGCAACTGTCATCATAATAATTATTGCAGGATGGTACACAAAGAACGTTGAAGTTGGTGATGTTTATCCGGGCACTCCTCTTTTGCGGGCCAATTCTCCATATAACAAAGCATGCGGTGTTTTTGCCAGAGATTTTCCGGGTTCTATGGATCCGCTTATTATTGTCGCAACCGGTGATAATCAAAAAGGTCTTGCCGACCGGAAACTCATGGAAAAGATATCGGAATTTCAGTTTTATCTTATGCAAAATCCCCTGATAGAGGGAACCTCTTCTGTTGCTGATTTGCTCAAGAACATGCAGATGAAGTATCAGGAAAACGACCCCAAACAATATGTGTTGCCTGATAGTGATGCCGGGGTGGCGGCCGTTCTGTTCTTATTGATGGGCGGTGGAGCTGAGCCAGGAGATTTTGACCAGTACTATTCCGAACAATTGGCCGCAGCAAGTCTTGTGGCTTATTGTAAGGATCATACTGCCAGGACTATTAACAATGTTTTAAAGTATTGCAGGGATTTTATAGATTGTAATAAAGAAAAGGGTATTCAATTTAATCTTGCAGCCGGTATTATCGGTGTGGTTGCCGCTACCAATGATTCCGTGGCAAGGGATCAGATCCTTTTAAGCATCGCAGCTTTTGCTCTCACCTATTTATGTGTTGCTTTCTTTTTTCAATCTTTTGTGCCGGCCGGTATTTTAATGGTACCTCTTTTAGTTTCCAACCTTGCTGTATATGGCTATATGGGCATGTCCGGCCTTAGTCTTAATCTTCAAACCCTGGCAGTCCCACCAATTGCGGTTGGAATCGGCGTTGATTATGGAATTTATCTATTCAGCAGGGTCAGGGAAGAAACTCAACGCCTGCAATCTTTTGAAATGGGAATAACAGAAGCGGTTCGCACCGCAGGCAATGCTATTACCATTACCGCCTTGCTTATCATCGTGGGCGTAATTTTCTGGGCAATATCAGATATCAAATTCCAGGCAGATATGGGCTTGTTGCTGGCTGTAGTTACTTGCTTTCATCTTCTTTGTACGCTTTTTTTACTTCCGGTCATTATAAGAATAATAAAACCTAAAAGCATCATGAATTGCCTGGCTTCCGGAAATGCTTGTGAAAATGTGATTATGAAATAAGGGAATTTTCATTTAAGATATTGATGGTACGCATTAAACTATTAAACTTGAATCAAACGCAGACTCGACCATATTTTCTTACTGGCCGTCTTTACATTAAAATAGCGGGTGGCCTTTTACTTTCC is from Pseudomonadota bacterium and encodes:
- a CDS encoding MMPL family transporter translates to MSNKERITFEKRMLIWVDLLARFVVQKKFYIALINIAITIFFLYQASNVPLRTYFRDLLPSNHAFITLVKKYSSFGGTNQILIEVRAKNGTIFNEKSLKKIIKISDELLLLPGVDRNKIISIGVNKIKNFKVSSWGLEFPSLMYPGPPATEEEMEDLKRNIYSNTLYFGKLVSLDSKAAIITAGFFEEGVDCDIIYDKIQQIKKKYEDENDEIFVVGEPYLYGVISHYIGQTLKVFIITGIAIFIVALLYTSSLRLVLLTFFPALICAIWGIGFIGLWDYNLDPLILVVPLLLCTRALSHSMQFNWRINEEYADTGDIPTAVANTIRGLFYPGVSGIITDSLSILLIAFVPIPIMQKLGLICFCWAMNMIVVCLIQNPVIYLYLPFSAEKNRKWRDKKRSGWLDNFMGKVAACSKGNGARIIIVATVIIIIIAGWYTKNVEVGDVYPGTPLLRANSPYNKACGVFARDFPGSMDPLIIVATGDNQKGLADRKLMEKISEFQFYLMQNPLIEGTSSVADLLKNMQMKYQENDPKQYVLPDSDAGVAAVLFLLMGGGAEPGDFDQYYSEQLAAASLVAYCKDHTARTINNVLKYCRDFIDCNKEKGIQFNLAAGIIGVVAATNDSVARDQILLSIAAFALTYLCVAFFFQSFVPAGILMVPLLVSNLAVYGYMGMSGLSLNLQTLAVPPIAVGIGVDYGIYLFSRVREETQRLQSFEMGITEAVRTAGNAITITALLIIVGVIFWAISDIKFQADMGLLLAVVTCFHLLCTLFLLPVIIRIIKPKSIMNCLASGNACENVIMK